GGACGTTGTTACGGAAATTGGGGAAACTATCAAACTGCTCGAGCTTATTGCCAAGAAAGCTGGTATTGCTTAGATCAATTTAAAGACGAGGGCGATAGAAATAGCGATATTAAACAACAAAAAGGTCAAACTTTAGCAACATTGAGCTATGTCGCGATCCATTTACGGCAATATCGACGAGCGATCGCTTGTGGCGAACAAGCTTTGGCGATCGCCCGTGAAATAGACGATCTGGAAACTCAATGGTATGCTCTTGGCAGATTAGCTATCTCTTACGCTCAACTAGGTCAAGGTCAAAAAGCCTTTAGATCTCTAGAGCAACAGTATCGACAACGCCATCAAAACCAGGATTTGAGGCAAGTTAGCGCTCTCTTAATTAATTTTGGTCTTATATGTTGCTATCAGCGCAAATTCCAGCTAGCAAGCCAATGTGTGCAGGAATCTTGGGAAATTCATC
Above is a window of Merismopedia glauca CCAP 1448/3 DNA encoding:
- a CDS encoding tetratricopeptide repeat protein; translated protein: MRQIQAWKLISQILWLQLEGEGSGFLYQQLGDSGLFKEQIDLYLPLVGKTDEFLDLLCWQGLGEAYTHLGRYQQAIEAFKSLLQLARQKSHLLVEARALEGLGRCYGNWGNYQTARAYCQESWYCLDQFKDEGDRNSDIKQQKGQTLATLSYVAIHLRQYRRAIACGEQALAIAREIDDLETQWYALGRLAISYAQLGQGQKAFRSLEQQYRQRHQNQDLRQVSALLINFGLICCYQRKFQLASQCVQESWEIHQQMGDANGQCSGGDKRP